Sequence from the Methanobacterium formicicum genome:
TCCATGATCGGATACTTGCCGGAGGAACCCAACCTTTACGAACGTTTCAAGGCCCGTGAACTTTTAAGGTACTTTGGAGAGCTGTACGGTGTGCCCCGGGACCAGATTGAGGGGAGGATAGACCAGCTCCTGGAACTGGTGGGGATGAGCCACCGTGCTGATGACCGGATCAACACTTTCTCCAAGGGCCTCCGCCAGCGTATTGGCATTGCCCGGGCCCTGATCCACGACCCGGAGGTTATAATATTTGATGAGCCCACCATGGGCCTGGACCCGGCCACCTCCCAGGCCATACGCAACTTCATAAAAGAACTCAAAGGTGAAAAGACAGTTATCCTCTGCACCCATTACATGCACGAGGCTGACCTGCTGTGTGACCGGGTGGCCATTTTGAACCAGGGAAAGATTCTGGACATGGGAACACCCAAATATTTGAAGGAAAAAATACACGGGGATCTAATTCTACAGGTAAGGGTTCATGATCCTCAAAAGATTGACAGAAACCAGTTAATGGCCTTGGAGTCAGTGGAAGGAGTAAATCTGGATGGTAACCAGTTTTTGATCTCCCTGCACTCCCGGGAAGATATTCCCCACATAATCGATGTTTTCGGTGCCCAGACCATTGCCGTGAACACTAAAGAACCCACCCTGGACGATGTTTTTATTCAGACTACCCAATAAATCCGTAATGAAGCGGAAAATAACCGCTAAATCACCACAGACTTATCAAATGGAAGAATGGTTCATGTGGAGTTAATTTGTATCTTGGAAATGGGCGAATAATATGAATCTTAGCAAAAATTTCATGGTAATTGCTCGGTGGGAGCTGAAAAATACTTTAAAAAGTAAAAAATTCCTTCTCATATTCTTTATGCAGTTATCAGTCCTGGCCATGCTGATTTTAATGTTCAACTCCTTTGCCGCCACCATCGAATCGGATAAGGGGCTTTCCTTAACTCCGTCCCTGGTTGACTTCGCCACTCTGGATGTGGACGACCAGGGGGGCCTGTTTAAGAAAAGCATCGATCCAGAGGTAATAAAGGTCTACAGCACCAATGGTAATGATTCCCAGGCCCGCCTGGGAGCAGGCCAGACCAATGGGTTTTACACAGTTTCCCCTGATTCAATACAGAGGATACAGAATGGAGAGGTAGTAGACACCTTGCTGTATCTGGATTACTCTGATCCCCGGAGGAGCGTGGTTAGGGATGCTATTAACACCACCACCAAATCAGTTTCATCGGCTTTAACCCAGTCCTACCTGCAATCGGCCACTTCATCCAACACCAGCTCTCAAACTGGATTGAAGGAGGAAAAAACCGGGGAATCCCTCCCCATGCAGATCATCCGCAAGGTGATGCTGGTGGTCCTTCTCTTCTTACCCCTTTTCCTCTTTGGAAACATCATCATCGACAGTGTGGTGGGGGAAAAAGAGCGTAAAACCGGGGAAATACTGGTGGCCATGCCCCTTTCACCAGTGGAAATACTCCTGGGCAAAGGATTGGCGGTGGTGGTCATATCCGCCCTCCAGGTGGCCATGTGGGTGGCCGTCCTCCTAGCTGCAGGGTTCACCATAAACAATGTTATTGCGGTTTACCTCCTGGTGGTGCTCACGGCGTTGCCCATAGTGGGCCTCACTTCCATTATCGCCGCCTACGCCAAAAACTACAAGGAAGCAGGAATAGGGATTACCTTTGCCTACGTTCTGGTGGTGGGCTTTTTGATAGTCCCGGCCCTGGCATATATATCAAGAAAAAGTTTTTCAGCCAATATCTCCCCGATGACCACGGTAATGCGACTGTTTGCTGGTGAGGCAATTTCTCTCCCGGAAATCCTCATGTCCGTAACCCTGGTAATCTTCTTAAGCATGGTATTCTTTGGAATAGCTGCCTGGCTATTCCAGAGGGATGATGTGATGTTTGGGCCTAGACCTGGATTAATGAGGCTATTTTTAGAATTAATTGGTTTTAAAAAGCGCACGTGATTTTTATAAAACTGTGTGTTGTAAACCGTTCCTTCCCTATTTTTGAATTCATTCTGAGAAAATTCATTTGCAGTAAATTAATTTTCACCAGATCAAAACATTTAAATAATATGTAACATATTTCTTACATTAAATGTAATGTATTTTTTACATAGGCTTGATCGATGAGAAAAAAAAATGAAAACGCGAATTAAAGAATACAGAAAAGAACTCAAAATGACTCAGGAAGAGTTAGCAGAAGCGGTCAATGTGACCAGACAGACCATTATTGCTCTGGAACAGGGAAGATACAACCCTTCCCTGGTATTGGCTTACATGATAACTAAAGCACTGAAAAAGAGATATATGGAGGATGTTTTCTTGCTGGATGAACTGGGATGAAGTTCTACTACAACATTAAATATTATGAATAAAATATGATATTTGCTGAAATTAATAATAAGGAGGCGGTAATTTGGGAATTTATAGTTTGTCATTTAAAAACCTTAAAAGAAGAAAACTCAGAAGCGCCCTGACCATGCTGGGTATAATCATCGGTGTGGCCACCCTGGTGCTTTTAATGGGTGCGGGTACCGGAATGCAGTCCTACATGAAGGAACAGACCGAGACCATGATGGGAGATATCTCCATATACAACAGCTCCGGCGGAGCATACATGGGATCCACAATGGACTCTTACCTGGACCAAAAAACAGTATCGCAGATAAAAAACATGTCCCAGCTATACGATATTAAGGAGGAAACCACCTTCACCACGGAAATGAACAGAACTCCTCTGTACGTAATAGGATTATCTAACTGGGACCAGGTTAAATTCAACGGAACACCTGGTGTGGTTATAGACCAGTCCCTGGTTGATAAATTCGGTTACAAGATAGGCAGCACCATCACCATTAAAGAAAAAGACTTCACCGTAACTGGGATAACTAAGGAAACCACTGGAATGGGAATGGGCATCATATTTTTGGACGTGGATAAAGCCGTACCCCTGAACGATAATAAGGTTACCAGCATAAGTGCCAGTGCCCGGGGAGACCCCGAAACTGTTAAAAAAGAAGTGGAAAGTCAGGTTTCTGGAGTCACGGCCATGACCCAATCCGACTTTACCAAACAGATCGATGACATGATGAATGGTATTATGCTCTTTATCGGGGCTATTGCCAGTATAGGCCTTATCGTGGGAGTTATTAGTATTGTGAACATCATGCTGGTGAATGTAACCGAGAGAACCCGTGAAATTGGGGTTTTAAAGGCCATAGGATTCACCAACCGTGAGGTACTGGGTAGCATATTAATGGAAGCCGGTCTTTTAGGTTTTATTGGGGCCATGGTTGGCCTTATTCTGGCGGCAATCCTTCTACAGTTGGGTATAATTTTATTTGGAGCGCAGCTGGGAATGGAAGATGTCAGTTTGGCTTACATGCTCCCTGCCTGGCTGGTTTTAGCAGTGGTCGGCGGAGCCACTTTATTAAGTGTCCTGGCAGGTCTTTACCCTGCATGGAGGGCATCTAGACTCAATGTTGTGGAGGCACTGCGCTATGACTGATATACTAAAGGTTAAAGAAGTATGGAAAACATATAAAATGGGTGCAGAGGAAATCAATGCCCTGCAGGGAGTGGACTTCAAACTGGAAGAAAAAGCCTTCCTGGCAGTTATGGGTCCATCGGGTTCAGGAAAATCCACACTCCTGCACCTGGCTGGTATACTGGATCTTCCCACCAGGGGGGAGGTATTCCTGCAGGGGAAAAAAATCACGGAACTATCCAGTAAAGAGCAGGCCCATTTAAGGCGTACAGGGATTGGTTTCGTTTTCCAACGTTTCAATCTACTCTCACAGTTAACTGCTGAGGAAAATGTGATGCTTCCCATGATCAATCCTGATAAAAAGAAGGCCCGGGAACTCCTGGACAGGGTTGGGCTGGAAGGCAAATACGATAGACTCCCCACCCAGTTATCTGGGGGTGAAGAGCAGAGAGTGGCCATTGCCCGATCTCTGGCCAACGATCCCCTGTTAATACTGGCAGACGAGCCCACTGGGGAGTTGGATACTGCCAACAGTCAGATGATCATGGAACTTTTAACTGACCTGAATGCTGAGGGCATGAGTATCATCATCGTCACCCATGACCCCATGGCTGCAGAATATGCCCATAAAACTGTCCAGATGAGAGACGGAAAGATATTAGACTAATATCTGGAAGATCTCCTAAAAAGCGAAACGTAAACCCTGAACCATGAAAATCCCCACCACCCTGACTAAAATAATGGCCCTGGCCAAAAAAGAGGCCCGGGACATACTGCAAAACCGGATATACTTACTGGTGGTTCTGGTTCAGGTGTTTATTATTATCGGAGCAGTGGGGCTGGTTATGGTGGCTTCGGTGGCCAGTGACCCTACCCTTTTAGACCAGATAGGAATATCTTCTGCCCTGAATATAGGCCTACCTCAGGATCTGGAAGGGTCAAGCCTGTCACAGTATCTCGAACAACAGAAAATAACCTTAAACTATTATCCCAGTACGGAAGAGGCTAAAGCACAATTGGGGAAGAAGCTGGTAGCTATTGTGGATCTCTCCAGTTCGGGGGAAGTGGTGGCGCAGGTGGACACCTCCAATGTCTTTTATCCAGTGGTATCCACCAAGATCAGTGATGCAGTGACCAAGTTCAACACTGAAAAAACCTTGAAAAGCGCGGGCTTAAACCAGACCCAGGTGAACACCATCCAGAACCCGGTTAACTTCCAGGAAGTTAAAGTCAATCAGGATAAGCAGGTACCTCTGGCACTGGACAGTCCCTACTTCGTGGAGATGATCTACGGTTTTATAGTACCTTTTATTCTCCTTTTACCCTTTTTCCTGGCCAGCAACATTGTTACCGACAGTGTGGTGGGTGAAAAGGAGAGGAAAACCTTCGAGGTACTTTTAATGACTCCCCTATCCAGTTACATGGTTATAATTGGTAAAATAATTCCTATACTATTATTCTCCCTTATACAGAGTGTAGCCTGGATAATATTGCTGGATCTACTCCGGGTGCCTATATTCAACCCGGTTCTCATGGTAATAGTTCTATTTTTCATGGGCCTGGCCTTTATTGGGGTGGGGATACTCATCTCCATGTTGGTGGACAGTACCAAGGAGGCCAACTCGGCCATAACCTTGGTACTGGTATTTGCCACTTTCATACTGTTTATACCCCTCTTTGTAAAATCAGATATTTTTCAGGGGATATTCAACTTCATACCCACGGTTTTAATGGTTAAACTGGCAGTATCCCCTAAAATTCAGCCGGAAATTATGATATACCTGTTACCCACTCTGATTTTGTCTTTCCTCATATTTGTGGGAACAGTGCGGTCCTTCCGTCATGAACGAGCCATCCGGTTATGAAATAAACTGAGTATTTTTTTTATAAGTATTTCAAACAAGGTAAATCTTCAAACAAGGTAAATCACGGCACTCATAACCAGTGCTGAAATCAAGGGTATGGGAATGTTATCGTCAATGGGGCTGTAGGCTTCGGTTAGAGTTCCGCCCAAAGCCCCTGCGAGTGCAGGGATAAGTGGTAACTGGGTGAGAGAAACCACCAATCCTACCACCAGGAAAGCCAGGCTTCCTTCCAGGGTTTTACGTGATTGGAAAGGCAATTTTATTTTTCCAAATTTTCGACCAATCAGGGTGGATGCTGAATCACCAAAGAGCAGGATCAAAATGGCGGCATTGGCAATGCTCATGTTGAATTGGAAAAGGCTTAGAGTGAGGATTATACCTATAAAAAAGTAAACAAATCCCCTTTCATCCTCATCACGCTTGGCAATTCGAAAAATAGTGGAAAAAAAGGGAATATGGTGATGGTGGTCCAGCCGGAACACTACAATCACAAAGGCCAGTATGGCCACGCACAGGATAATGAGGAATTTTGGGGGTAAAATATAACTTAAAAAAACGATGAAGACTCCGGAAGCATGAATTAGCTGCCTCCAGAGTTCTTTCTTCATACTATCAGACCATATGTTTATTTTTAGTATATCTATCTGTTTATGCTACTTTGTATTGTATTGGGGGCTTCATCAGGCCATGAACTTCTCTATAACTCCATGGTAAGAGTCTTTAAGTTGCTGGATGTTTATTTCAATGTTCGACGGCTTTAATTTAAGAGAAGTTCCTTTAACCGAACCAATGGCAGCTGCTGGGACATTCATCCTCTTCAAAGTGTTCAATATTTCTGCAGAGGCTCCTTCTTTTACAGTCACTAGATAACGGGCGTGGGATTCTGAGAAGAGTATTTCCGGATCAGAAAGACCTTCCGCACCAGGAACTGCTGATAAATCTACACTAGCTCCCATGTCTCCTTTAATGGCCATTTCTCCCAGGGCCACTCCTAATCCGCCTGTGGATAAATCGTGAACTGCAGTAACCTGCCCCTCAACATCGTTTTGGATTAGCTCCAGTACTGCCCGGGCAGAAGCGTATTCCTCTTCGAGGTTAACCTGGGGTGCTTCTCCCTGCACCACTCCGTGCACTGTCTTATGGTATTCGGATCCATCCATCTCGGGACGGGTGGTTCCAATGACCAGGATTTGGTCCCCTTCATTTTTGAATTCCATGGTTCGGATATCGGGGATGTCCATGATTCCAGCCACACTAACCACTGGTGAGGGGTTAACCGTTACTCCTTCGGTTTCATTGTAGAAACTCACATTTCCACTGATAACTGGTAACTGGAACTGGTTGGCAATATCGGACATTCCCTGCACGCACTCTTTAAACTGCCAGAATACCTCTGGCTTTTCCGGGTTTCCGAAGTTAAGGCAGTCCACCAGGCACAGTGGTTCTGATCCCATGGCCACTACGTTGCGTATGGCCTCGGCCACTGCACCGGCACCTCCCTGGTAGGGGTCCAGGTAGCAGTGTATGCTGTTACAGTCACTGGTTAGGGTAAAAGCCTTTTCATCGTCCACTTTTAAGACCGCGGCGTCATCTCCGGGTTTAACCACGGTACGTATTTGCACTTCGTGGTCGTACTGGCGGTAGACCCATTTTTTGCTGGCAATGTTCTGACTGGAAAGTAGATTTAACAGGGCCTCATCCAGTGGTCCGTCCTCCACTTCCACGTATTTTTCATCTTTAACTGGCTCTATGGCTTCACGTTCCACCAGGGGTGGGTCAGCCAGAAGTTGGGTGGGTAGATCGGCTATTAATTCTCCTTCCCGGGTGACCACCATGTGTCCAGTATCGGTGACCTGACCAATCACTGCGTAGGGTAGTTCATGCTTATCAAATATTTGAACTAAGCCATCAACATCATGAGGGTTAACCACAAATACCATTCTTTCCTGTGACTCAGAAAGCATTATTTCGTAGGGAGTCATTCCTTCCTCCCGTAGTGGCACTTTGGTCAACTCCATCTGGGCTCCGTTACCACTTTTATCTGCCATTTCAGAAATACAGCAGGTGAGGCCTCCACCGCCCAGGTCCTTCAATCCCTGCACGTTAACTTTCTCCAGGGCTTCGAAGGTGGCTTCCATAACCTGTTTTTTAGTGAAGGGATCACCCACTTGCACTGCCGGCCGGCTTTCCAGTTCAGAGGCAGAGGTGAGTTCCTCCGAGGCGAAGGTCACTCCGTGGATTCCATCCCGTCCAGTACGTCCTCCCATCAGCACGAAGACATCTCCCACATTGGGGGCTATTCCCCTTACAATCTCATCTTTACGTACAATACCGGCACAGACTACGTTTACCAGGGGGTTGAACTTGAAGTTATCCTCAAATTCCACTTCTCCCCCTACGGTGGGTATACCTACCCGGTTACCATAGTCTGAGATTCCTTTCACTACGTATTCAAAGATGTAACGTGACCTCTGGTCCTCCATGGGTCCGAAACGCAGAGAGTCTAACAGGGCCACGGGCATTGCTCCCATGGAAATAATATCCCTTATAATTCCACCGATTCCTGTACCGGCTCCACCGTAGGGTTCTACAGCGGAGGGGTGGTTGTGGCTCTCCATCCCCATAACCAGGGCCAGTTCATCGGTGAGTTCTACGATTCCTGCGTCATCTCCGGGCCCCATTATAACCTTTTCTCCCTCGGTGGGGAATAATTTAAGTATGGGTCGGCTACTCTTGTAGGAACAATGTTCTGAGAACATTATGTCCAGCATACCTTCTTCCAGGGGG
This genomic interval carries:
- a CDS encoding diacylglycerol/polyprenol kinase family protein — its product is MKKELWRQLIHASGVFIVFLSYILPPKFLIILCVAILAFVIVVFRLDHHHHIPFFSTIFRIAKRDEDERGFVYFFIGIILTLSLFQFNMSIANAAILILLFGDSASTLIGRKFGKIKLPFQSRKTLEGSLAFLVVGLVVSLTQLPLIPALAGALGGTLTEAYSPIDDNIPIPLISALVMSAVIYLV
- a CDS encoding ABC transporter permease; this encodes MNLSKNFMVIARWELKNTLKSKKFLLIFFMQLSVLAMLILMFNSFAATIESDKGLSLTPSLVDFATLDVDDQGGLFKKSIDPEVIKVYSTNGNDSQARLGAGQTNGFYTVSPDSIQRIQNGEVVDTLLYLDYSDPRRSVVRDAINTTTKSVSSALTQSYLQSATSSNTSSQTGLKEEKTGESLPMQIIRKVMLVVLLFLPLFLFGNIIIDSVVGEKERKTGEILVAMPLSPVEILLGKGLAVVVISALQVAMWVAVLLAAGFTINNVIAVYLLVVLTALPIVGLTSIIAAYAKNYKEAGIGITFAYVLVVGFLIVPALAYISRKSFSANISPMTTVMRLFAGEAISLPEILMSVTLVIFLSMVFFGIAAWLFQRDDVMFGPRPGLMRLFLELIGFKKRT
- a CDS encoding helix-turn-helix transcriptional regulator, which produces MKTRIKEYRKELKMTQEELAEAVNVTRQTIIALEQGRYNPSLVLAYMITKALKKRYMEDVFLLDELG
- the purL gene encoding phosphoribosylformylglycinamidine synthase subunit PurL — translated: MTLTKDELEYIKEVLGRDPNPLEEGMLDIMFSEHCSYKSSRPILKLFPTEGEKVIMGPGDDAGIVELTDELALVMGMESHNHPSAVEPYGGAGTGIGGIIRDIISMGAMPVALLDSLRFGPMEDQRSRYIFEYVVKGISDYGNRVGIPTVGGEVEFEDNFKFNPLVNVVCAGIVRKDEIVRGIAPNVGDVFVLMGGRTGRDGIHGVTFASEELTSASELESRPAVQVGDPFTKKQVMEATFEALEKVNVQGLKDLGGGGLTCCISEMADKSGNGAQMELTKVPLREEGMTPYEIMLSESQERMVFVVNPHDVDGLVQIFDKHELPYAVIGQVTDTGHMVVTREGELIADLPTQLLADPPLVEREAIEPVKDEKYVEVEDGPLDEALLNLLSSQNIASKKWVYRQYDHEVQIRTVVKPGDDAAVLKVDDEKAFTLTSDCNSIHCYLDPYQGGAGAVAEAIRNVVAMGSEPLCLVDCLNFGNPEKPEVFWQFKECVQGMSDIANQFQLPVISGNVSFYNETEGVTVNPSPVVSVAGIMDIPDIRTMEFKNEGDQILVIGTTRPEMDGSEYHKTVHGVVQGEAPQVNLEEEYASARAVLELIQNDVEGQVTAVHDLSTGGLGVALGEMAIKGDMGASVDLSAVPGAEGLSDPEILFSESHARYLVTVKEGASAEILNTLKRMNVPAAAIGSVKGTSLKLKPSNIEINIQQLKDSYHGVIEKFMA
- a CDS encoding ABC transporter ATP-binding protein; the protein is MTDILKVKEVWKTYKMGAEEINALQGVDFKLEEKAFLAVMGPSGSGKSTLLHLAGILDLPTRGEVFLQGKKITELSSKEQAHLRRTGIGFVFQRFNLLSQLTAEENVMLPMINPDKKKARELLDRVGLEGKYDRLPTQLSGGEEQRVAIARSLANDPLLILADEPTGELDTANSQMIMELLTDLNAEGMSIIIVTHDPMAAEYAHKTVQMRDGKILD
- a CDS encoding ABC transporter ATP-binding protein, whose product is MIKIDSLNKSFGHIQALENLNLEIKKGELLGIIGPNGAGKTTAIRIICCILQPNSGEVTVGGYSIHHDQIKIKSMIGYLPEEPNLYERFKARELLRYFGELYGVPRDQIEGRIDQLLELVGMSHRADDRINTFSKGLRQRIGIARALIHDPEVIIFDEPTMGLDPATSQAIRNFIKELKGEKTVILCTHYMHEADLLCDRVAILNQGKILDMGTPKYLKEKIHGDLILQVRVHDPQKIDRNQLMALESVEGVNLDGNQFLISLHSREDIPHIIDVFGAQTIAVNTKEPTLDDVFIQTTQ
- a CDS encoding ABC transporter permease, encoding MKIPTTLTKIMALAKKEARDILQNRIYLLVVLVQVFIIIGAVGLVMVASVASDPTLLDQIGISSALNIGLPQDLEGSSLSQYLEQQKITLNYYPSTEEAKAQLGKKLVAIVDLSSSGEVVAQVDTSNVFYPVVSTKISDAVTKFNTEKTLKSAGLNQTQVNTIQNPVNFQEVKVNQDKQVPLALDSPYFVEMIYGFIVPFILLLPFFLASNIVTDSVVGEKERKTFEVLLMTPLSSYMVIIGKIIPILLFSLIQSVAWIILLDLLRVPIFNPVLMVIVLFFMGLAFIGVGILISMLVDSTKEANSAITLVLVFATFILFIPLFVKSDIFQGIFNFIPTVLMVKLAVSPKIQPEIMIYLLPTLILSFLIFVGTVRSFRHERAIRL
- a CDS encoding ABC transporter permease; amino-acid sequence: MSFKNLKRRKLRSALTMLGIIIGVATLVLLMGAGTGMQSYMKEQTETMMGDISIYNSSGGAYMGSTMDSYLDQKTVSQIKNMSQLYDIKEETTFTTEMNRTPLYVIGLSNWDQVKFNGTPGVVIDQSLVDKFGYKIGSTITIKEKDFTVTGITKETTGMGMGIIFLDVDKAVPLNDNKVTSISASARGDPETVKKEVESQVSGVTAMTQSDFTKQIDDMMNGIMLFIGAIASIGLIVGVISIVNIMLVNVTERTREIGVLKAIGFTNREVLGSILMEAGLLGFIGAMVGLILAAILLQLGIILFGAQLGMEDVSLAYMLPAWLVLAVVGGATLLSVLAGLYPAWRASRLNVVEALRYD